The following proteins are co-located in the Castanea sativa cultivar Marrone di Chiusa Pesio chromosome 8, ASM4071231v1 genome:
- the LOC142607045 gene encoding uncharacterized protein LOC142607045 produces the protein MKIVHFAFRSCHNGLLRRFQQPHIVRTLSTNATAGSGVGDKQTNSIESADEFERRIFGDFSGGNSKSDAFFEKLYRLGKARDRSGSRMGEGSNSQILDGLDESFNTLSDGMDGKLKKAATYFEFDEQEIEKDDYLFRPDMTFRVGMTYETKDLDLTKPGVRKPFKRTEFEVTTEEVLRKADFRNVRFLANFITEAGIIIKRSKTRISAKAQRKVAREIKTARAFGLMPFTTMGTKSFVFGKTMEARDEDFEYETYDSRISADADAKDPL, from the exons ATGAAAATTGTTCACTTTGCCTTTCGCTCCTGTCACAATGGCTTATTGCGGAGATTTCAACAACCACATATAGTTCGAACTCTCTCTACAAATGCAACTGCag GTAGTGGTGTTGGTGATAAGCAAACTAACTCAATAGAGTCTGCTGACGAGTTTGAGCGTCGGATATTTGGTGACTTTTCTGGGGGTAATTCGAAGTCTGATGCCTTTTTTGAAAAGCTTTATAGACTTGGGAAGGCTCGTGACAGGTCAGGTTCTAGAATGGGCGAAGGAAGTAATTCCCAGATTTTAGATGGCCTAGATGAAAGTTTTAATACGTTATCGGATGGAATGGATGGGAAGTTGAAGAAAGCAGCCAcgtattttgaatttgatgagcaagaaatagagaaagatgATTATTTGTTTAGACCAGATATGACTTTTAGGGTCGGAATGACTTATGAGACAAAG GACCTTGATCTTACGAAACCAGGAGTAAGGAAACCCTTCAAAAGGACTGAGTTTGAAGTTACTACGGAGGAGGTTTTGAGAAAGGCTGACTTTAGG AATGTCAGATTCCTTGCAAACTTCATAACAGAGGCTGGAATCATTATCAAGAGGAGCAAG ACTCGCATTAGTGCCAAGGCCCAGAGGAAGGTTGCTAGGGAGATCAAAACAGCCCGAGCTTTTGGTTTAATGCCTTTCACAACAATGGGGACAAAATCgtttgtttttggaaaaacaATGGAAGCTCGTGATGAGGATTTTGAATATGAAACTTATGATAGTCGTATCAGTGCTGATGCAGATGCCAAAGACCCTCTTTGA